TCCCAAGTAATTCGAATGGAACTGGCGTGAAGAAATAAGCGCTGACTACCCATGGCCTTTTGAACTCGACGATTGAATGAAAAATCGCCGTATGTGCTATCGCCTACAATTGGTAGCTGGCGCTTGGCACTCTGCACCCGAAGCTGGTGAGTCCGTCCCGTTCTCGGATGGAGTCGAAGCAGACTGAGTTTTGGGAAGCTCTTCTTTAACTGCAAAATTTTCACGTGAGTCTCCGCCGGGGATCCACGACTGTTATTGGCATCCATACGCAGATTGCTTCCGACCCGACGCTTCCTCAGTAGATCTTTCCAGTGGGTATCGTTCTCCCTAGCCAGCCCCATGACGACCGCATGATAGCTCTTCGATACCCTTCGCTTTGAAAACTGACTTTTCAGCTCGCGAGACAAATTTGGGTTAATGCAGCCGAGAATCACACCCGAGGTCGCTGAGTCCAACCGATGGAGTAAATAAAAACGATGGGATTTATCCCCGACTTTCCACATGTAACGCTCTCGGTCTTTGCTCCAAGATGCGTTTAACAGACTTTTGCGCCGATCAGCCTCCACGTTAGGATGGGACAATATACGGGTTGGTTTTTCCAAGGCCACTAATCCTTCGGCGTGTATAGCGAGTACTTTGACGCCCTTGCCAAGTGGAATTTCCGGAATGATGTCAGAAGAATTAACGGACATTCCAGTGATGGATAGCTCCCATTAGTAAAACAGGAAATTAACGATGATTCGTTCTGGATCTTCCAAGGTACTGCGCATCTCAGCAGTCCAATCCCCAAAGGGCGCCCGATTATTGATGGCCGCAGCGCAGATGACCTGGGCCTGTAAGGTCGAGGAGGCGGATACAATTTCCCAGTCCTCGATTTCACCATATTCGTTGATTAGAAATGCGATTGAAACCCTAGACCGTTTTTCAGCAAGGCGTTGCTTGTTCAGCAGATTGTGCCACTCGATTTCAATGGTTTCAAACATGCGCTCCAGATAATCGCCATATTCACTGAACTCAGCTGAATACTGAGCCATTTGAGCAATCCTCGAAACTCCGGCCATGTGGTTTTTCAAAGGCCCGGTATTAGCATAACGAACTCTAGGTTGAGGCAACCGCTGTGGGCGATCTTCTGGACTTGGCTCCGGTGATGGATCAACTGGTGGAG
This genomic stretch from Opitutia bacterium ISCC 52 harbors:
- a CDS encoding RluA family pseudouridine synthase, whose translation is MSVNSSDIIPEIPLGKGVKVLAIHAEGLVALEKPTRILSHPNVEADRRKSLLNASWSKDRERYMWKVGDKSHRFYLLHRLDSATSGVILGCINPNLSRELKSQFSKRRVSKSYHAVVMGLARENDTHWKDLLRKRRVGSNLRMDANNSRGSPAETHVKILQLKKSFPKLSLLRLHPRTGRTHQLRVQSAKRQLPIVGDSTYGDFSFNRRVQKAMGSQRLFLHASSIRITWDWQNRQHEFLAESPLPGLFQELLGLDLSSR